The genomic interval GAAAATAAAACAATGAAACTCATTCGTTTTGGTGAAAAGGGTTCAGAGAAACCCGGCGTATTACTTGAAGATGGAAAAAGAATTGATGTCAGCTCAATTGTAGCTGATTTTGATTATGATTTTTTCAAAAACGATGGACTGAATAAACTCGCTCAAGCTGATTTATCTCAATGCCCAAGCGTAGCAGCTGATGTGCGCTTAGGCGCCCCGGTTAAACGTCCTGGCAAAATCATTTGCATTGGTTTAAACTTCAAGGATCACGCGGAAGAATCAAATATGGCCATCCCCGCAGAACCCGTGGTCTTTTTCAAAGCTACCAGCTCACTTGTTGGCCCCAACGATGATGTCATCATCCCAAAAGATTCGGAAAAAACTGACTGGGAAGTGGAGCTCGCCTTTGTCATGGGCAAAGATGCCTCTTACGTTTCTCAAGAAGAAGCCTTGGATTACCTCGGGGGTTATGTACTTCACAACGATGTTTCTGAGCGTGCTTTCCAGTTGGAAATGGGCGGTCAGTGGGTTAAGGGCAAGAGCTGCGACACCTTTGCACCCCTCGGTCCCTACATCGCTACTGCCGATGAAATTTCCGATATCAACAATCTTAAAATGTGGTTGACGGTCAATGGCGAAACGAAACAGGATGGCACAACGGCTAACCTGATTTTCGATATCCCCTACATCATTTCTTACCTCAGTCGTTTCATGACTTTAGAGGCTGGTGATGTGATCTCGACTGGTACGCCGGCGGGTGTTGGCTTTGGCTTTAATCCACAACAATACCTCAAGGATGGCGACGTGGTGGAATTAGGTATTGAGGGTCTGGGTTCTTCTAAACAAACCTTCAGAGCCTACCAAGCTTAAAATATCCTGCCCCGACCCTTTGTTGGGGCTTTCACACAAAAGGAAAAAGATGAAAAACTATCAGGCACAAATTTGTTTAGAGCAAAAAGCTCAACTAGGCGAAGGCCCCCTCTGGGATCACGACAAGCAAGCCCTTTTATGGGTAGATATTCTCGGCAATAAGTTACAATGCTATGATCCCGAGACGGAACAGAATCAAGTTCTTGCAGAAATTCCCCATGTCTCAACTGTTGTTAAGAGAGCGAATGGTGGACTGGTGATCACCACGCCTGATGGTTTTTATTCCTTTAATGAAGAAACAAAAGAGCTCTCCCCCATCAATTTACCTGAGCAAAACAATCCTCAAGTTCGTTTTAACGATGGTAAATGCGATCCTGCTGGTCGTTTTTGGGCGGGAACTATTGGCTATGAAACCAAACCCGAAACCGCCAAGCTTTATTGCTTAGAAGCCACTGGTGAACTCAGTGAAAAATTGGACAAGATCACCATTTCCAATGGCATTTGCTGGAATGGTGATAAAATGTACTACATCGATTCTCCAACTAAACAAATTCACCGCTTTGATTACGATCAAGCCACTGGCTCCATAAGCAATAAGCACATCCTCTTTGACGTGGGTCCAGAAGGTGGCTTCCCCGATGGTATGTGCCTGGATCAAGAAGGTTGCCTATGGGTAGCTTTTTGGGGAGAATCCATGGTGCGCCGCATCTCTGCCGATGGTGAAGAATTAGCCCAAGTTCACATA from Lentisphaera araneosa HTCC2155 carries:
- a CDS encoding fumarylacetoacetate hydrolase family protein → MKLIRFGEKGSEKPGVLLEDGKRIDVSSIVADFDYDFFKNDGLNKLAQADLSQCPSVAADVRLGAPVKRPGKIICIGLNFKDHAEESNMAIPAEPVVFFKATSSLVGPNDDVIIPKDSEKTDWEVELAFVMGKDASYVSQEEALDYLGGYVLHNDVSERAFQLEMGGQWVKGKSCDTFAPLGPYIATADEISDINNLKMWLTVNGETKQDGTTANLIFDIPYIISYLSRFMTLEAGDVISTGTPAGVGFGFNPQQYLKDGDVVELGIEGLGSSKQTFRAYQA
- a CDS encoding SMP-30/gluconolactonase/LRE family protein, producing the protein MKNYQAQICLEQKAQLGEGPLWDHDKQALLWVDILGNKLQCYDPETEQNQVLAEIPHVSTVVKRANGGLVITTPDGFYSFNEETKELSPINLPEQNNPQVRFNDGKCDPAGRFWAGTIGYETKPETAKLYCLEATGELSEKLDKITISNGICWNGDKMYYIDSPTKQIHRFDYDQATGSISNKHILFDVGPEGGFPDGMCLDQEGCLWVAFWGESMVRRISADGEELAQVHIPGASQVSACALGGKAGDTLFITTAAVEMEDEVNAGKLFSVKVDAKAAPTYCFAG